A genome region from Cognatishimia activa includes the following:
- a CDS encoding SH3 domain-containing protein → MKHVLAVLLLTPSLGLADGHLPPNVPSLADVTGVASNDSLNVRVDPHHSTDIVGTLDHNATDVEIVDHSSDGRWALVNSGEVSGWVRNKFLTQTSDAPWHEFETPLACVGTEPFWFFGLSGGASVATFEAIDVAPTAFAVDWTSGLVARPTREIGLGAGSSDAGFSALIEEGACSDGMSDRSFALTLRLFIHQDGATAGYGGCCSLDP, encoded by the coding sequence ATGAAACATGTCCTTGCAGTTCTTCTTCTGACCCCAAGCCTGGGTTTGGCAGATGGGCATTTACCGCCGAATGTGCCTAGCCTTGCTGATGTGACAGGCGTTGCCAGCAATGACAGCCTGAATGTGCGTGTTGATCCGCATCACAGCACAGACATCGTGGGCACCTTGGATCACAATGCCACGGACGTCGAAATCGTGGATCACTCGTCAGATGGGCGCTGGGCACTGGTCAACAGCGGTGAAGTGAGCGGTTGGGTGCGCAATAAGTTTTTGACCCAGACCTCGGACGCGCCATGGCATGAGTTTGAAACGCCACTGGCTTGTGTTGGCACAGAGCCTTTCTGGTTCTTTGGTCTGAGCGGAGGGGCGAGTGTGGCGACGTTTGAAGCCATCGATGTCGCTCCGACAGCCTTTGCTGTGGACTGGACCAGCGGTTTGGTTGCCCGCCCTACTCGGGAAATTGGACTGGGCGCTGGCAGCTCTGACGCGGGCTTTTCTGCTTTGATCGAAGAAGGGGCCTGCAGCGATGGTATGTCTGATCGCAGTTTTGCCCTGACGCTTCGCCTGTTCATTCATCAGGATGGCGCGACCGCAGGGTATGGCGGCTGTTGCTCTCTTGATCCCTGA
- the galU gene encoding UTP--glucose-1-phosphate uridylyltransferase GalU, with product MSKQRITKAVFPVAGMGTRFLPATKSIPKEILTLVDRPLIQYAIDEAREAGIEEFIFVTSRGKSALEDYFDAAPELESKLAAKGKTELLSEVEKATLPSGAIAYVRQNQALGLGHAVWCARRLIGDEPFAVLLPDDVIKSDVSCLKQMVDAYEGGSMVAAMEVPNHKISSYGVLDINTHVGNVVSVNGMVEKPSREEAPSNLAVIGRYILSPQVLRNLDSTGTGAGGEIQLTDAIAKEIEDQRGVFGYKFQGTRFDCGSKAGFLQATVACALERDELRDELMEYLQSMLMLRTAAE from the coding sequence ATGTCAAAACAACGCATTACAAAGGCGGTTTTTCCTGTGGCCGGCATGGGCACGCGGTTTCTTCCGGCGACCAAATCCATCCCAAAAGAGATTCTGACTTTGGTGGACCGCCCGCTCATTCAATATGCGATCGATGAGGCGCGTGAAGCTGGCATTGAAGAGTTCATCTTCGTGACGTCTCGCGGGAAATCCGCGCTTGAAGATTACTTTGACGCAGCGCCCGAGCTTGAAAGCAAGCTGGCGGCCAAGGGCAAAACGGAACTCTTGTCCGAGGTTGAGAAGGCCACCCTGCCGAGCGGAGCCATCGCCTACGTGCGTCAAAATCAGGCGCTGGGCCTTGGGCACGCGGTTTGGTGTGCGCGACGTCTGATCGGGGATGAACCTTTTGCGGTGCTACTTCCGGACGATGTTATTAAATCCGATGTGTCTTGCCTAAAACAGATGGTCGACGCCTATGAGGGTGGCTCCATGGTGGCGGCGATGGAAGTACCGAACCACAAGATCTCTTCTTATGGCGTTTTGGACATCAACACTCATGTGGGCAATGTGGTTTCTGTGAATGGCATGGTTGAAAAACCCTCCCGAGAGGAGGCGCCGTCGAACCTGGCCGTGATCGGGCGCTATATCCTGTCGCCTCAAGTGCTGCGGAACCTGGACTCAACGGGCACCGGCGCGGGCGGAGAGATCCAGCTCACAGACGCCATCGCCAAAGAGATCGAAGATCAGCGTGGCGTCTTTGGGTATAAATTCCAAGGCACGCGGTTTGACTGCGGATCGAAAGCAGGCTTTTTGCAAGCGACCGTCGCCTGCGCGCTAGAGCGTGACGAATTGCGCGACGAGTTGATGGAGTATCTGCAATCCATGTTGATGCTACGGACTGCGGCGGAATAG
- a CDS encoding ABC transporter permease — MFEQSGPRTTLQSAITIAELVYHSIVRMVRKTHGNAVMSILLNMMQAAIFVLAFFFMFSLLGLKGAAIRGDFLLYIMSGIFLFMTHTKTMGAVVGSEGPSSPMMKHAPMNTAIAILAAALGTLYIQMLSLLGILFIYHVAFTPVVIEDPMGALAMLMLAWFTGMGVGLIFLAIKPWFPTFVSVLNTVYARANMIASGKMFAANTLPSFMLAMFDWNPLFHAIDQARGYTFINYVPRNTSVMYPLIVGLVLLMIGLMGEFYTRRQASLSWSSRR; from the coding sequence ATGTTTGAGCAGTCAGGTCCAAGAACGACTTTGCAATCGGCAATCACAATTGCCGAGCTTGTGTATCATTCGATTGTTCGGATGGTGCGCAAAACCCATGGCAACGCAGTCATGTCGATCCTGCTGAATATGATGCAGGCGGCGATCTTTGTTCTGGCGTTTTTCTTTATGTTTTCGCTACTAGGCCTCAAGGGCGCAGCAATCCGGGGTGATTTCCTTTTGTATATTATGTCGGGGATTTTCCTCTTCATGACCCACACCAAGACCATGGGCGCTGTGGTCGGCAGTGAGGGGCCAAGCTCTCCGATGATGAAACACGCGCCAATGAATACGGCGATTGCAATTTTGGCGGCGGCTTTGGGGACGCTCTATATCCAGATGCTCTCGCTGTTGGGGATCCTGTTTATTTACCACGTGGCCTTTACGCCCGTGGTGATCGAAGATCCGATGGGCGCGCTGGCGATGCTGATGCTGGCCTGGTTCACGGGCATGGGTGTGGGGCTGATCTTTCTGGCGATCAAACCGTGGTTCCCGACCTTTGTCAGTGTTCTGAACACGGTCTATGCGCGGGCCAATATGATCGCCTCGGGCAAGATGTTTGCGGCCAACACGCTGCCAAGCTTTATGCTGGCGATGTTTGACTGGAACCCGCTGTTTCACGCGATTGACCAAGCACGGGGATACACATTCATCAACTATGTGCCGCGCAATACCTCTGTGATGTACCCTCTGATTGTCGGATTGGTGCTTTTGATGATAGGCTTGATGGGAGAGTTTTATACCCGCCGGCAGGCGTCTCTTAGCTGGTCTTCGCGTCGATGA
- the cysQ gene encoding 3'(2'),5'-bisphosphate nucleotidase CysQ, with protein sequence MRKLAIEAGAKIMEIYESDDFDVELKSDDSPVTIADQAADALISAGLTAAFPDVALVTEEQSDSHDQDVDTFLIVDPLDGTKEFINRRGDFTVNIAYVENGVPTRGVVYAPARQRMFFTLADGSAVEEVGDFDLTTIGETRAIHVSEADNDALMIVASKSHRDQATDDYINQYAVKDSKSAGSSLKFCLVATGEADLYPRVGRTMEWDTAAGHAVLAGAGGQVVRFDDHSPLVYGKEGFANPFFIAFAASVDLKPA encoded by the coding sequence ATGCGGAAACTGGCGATTGAGGCCGGTGCAAAGATCATGGAGATCTATGAGTCCGACGATTTCGACGTAGAACTCAAGTCCGACGACAGCCCTGTCACCATCGCAGATCAGGCGGCAGATGCGTTGATTTCCGCAGGCCTCACTGCGGCCTTTCCCGACGTTGCTCTGGTCACGGAGGAACAATCAGACAGCCACGATCAGGACGTGGATACCTTCCTGATTGTCGATCCCCTAGACGGCACCAAAGAATTCATCAACCGCCGCGGCGATTTCACCGTGAACATTGCCTATGTGGAAAACGGCGTCCCAACCCGTGGCGTTGTCTATGCGCCTGCGCGCCAGAGGATGTTCTTCACCTTGGCCGATGGCTCTGCGGTCGAAGAAGTCGGTGATTTTGATCTGACCACCATAGGCGAGACACGAGCAATCCACGTGTCAGAAGCTGATAATGACGCGCTCATGATCGTCGCGTCCAAATCGCACCGCGATCAGGCAACTGATGACTACATCAACCAATATGCGGTCAAAGACAGCAAGAGCGCGGGCTCGTCTTTGAAATTCTGCCTGGTGGCAACGGGCGAAGCAGATCTTTACCCGCGCGTCGGTCGCACGATGGAGTGGGATACGGCTGCAGGTCACGCGGTTCTCGCAGGTGCTGGCGGCCAAGTGGTGCGCTTTGATGACCACAGCCCACTGGTCTACGGCAAAGAGGGATTCGCGAATCCCTTCTTCATTGCCTTTGCCGCTAGTGTGGATCTGAAACCCGCTTAA
- a CDS encoding alpha-ketoglutarate-dependent dioxygenase AlkB family protein gives MNLAAPLKIRGFDVFQKLLSRSEQEELVADIRAIAKAAPMFAPVTRGGRKMSVKMTSGGALGWVTDRSGYRYQAQHPDGMDWPPIPASVLAIWEAVSGVARSPDCCLVNFYGEGAKMGMHQDKDEGNFDWPVVSVSLGDEALFRMGSVERGGSTESLWLKSGDVVVMGGAARLAYHGVDKIRFGSSTLLPKGGRINLTLRAVE, from the coding sequence ATGAACTTGGCGGCACCGCTGAAGATTCGCGGTTTTGACGTGTTTCAAAAGCTTTTGTCGCGCTCCGAGCAAGAGGAATTGGTCGCGGATATTCGTGCCATTGCCAAGGCTGCGCCGATGTTTGCGCCGGTCACGCGGGGTGGGCGGAAAATGTCGGTCAAAATGACCTCGGGTGGGGCTCTGGGCTGGGTGACGGACCGGTCGGGCTATCGTTATCAGGCGCAACATCCGGATGGGATGGACTGGCCACCGATCCCGGCCTCTGTTTTGGCGATTTGGGAGGCGGTGTCGGGCGTTGCGCGGTCTCCGGATTGTTGTTTGGTCAATTTCTACGGCGAAGGCGCCAAGATGGGCATGCATCAGGACAAGGATGAAGGCAATTTTGACTGGCCGGTTGTGTCTGTGTCCTTGGGGGATGAGGCTCTGTTTCGCATGGGATCTGTCGAGCGTGGCGGGTCGACTGAGTCGCTTTGGTTGAAATCTGGTGATGTGGTTGTCATGGGCGGTGCGGCGCGGCTGGCCTATCACGGCGTGGATAAGATCCGTTTTGGCTCGTCGACGCTGTTGCCGAAAGGTGGTCGCATCAATTTGACATTGCGGGCGGTCGAGTAG
- a CDS encoding glycosyltransferase family 2 protein: protein MWRAFRARRHLKAVQNNSDQIASHDILLFAVVRNEENRLPYFLDYYRSLGVDHFLIVDNGSYDGTRALLRGHPDVSIWETKASYRTSRFGMDWINRLLGQYGHGHWCLTVDADELFVFPKALGADLPSLTSVLDQNAQIGFGALMLDMAPKDALGDAVYEAGQDPVETLPFFDPGPYRRERQGPLNNLWVQGGLRERKFFETRPRRSPTLNKLPLMKWNRRWAYVISTHSILPPQLNMIYDGPGGDTPSGALLHTKFLPEIVSKSEIEKQRGEHFTRPELFDGYYDDVASSPVLWDETCLRYEGPEQLESLDLIGIGKGSKQLDIASRKDRP from the coding sequence TTGTGGCGTGCTTTTCGCGCTCGGCGTCACCTGAAGGCGGTTCAGAACAACAGCGATCAGATCGCATCTCATGACATTTTGCTCTTTGCTGTCGTGCGGAACGAAGAAAATCGCCTGCCGTATTTTCTGGACTACTACCGCAGCCTCGGGGTCGATCACTTTCTGATCGTGGACAATGGCAGCTATGATGGCACGCGCGCTCTGCTGAGGGGTCACCCTGATGTTTCCATTTGGGAAACAAAGGCGAGCTATCGCACGTCGCGGTTTGGGATGGATTGGATCAATCGGCTCTTGGGGCAATATGGTCACGGACACTGGTGCCTAACTGTGGATGCAGACGAGTTGTTTGTCTTTCCCAAAGCTTTGGGTGCCGATTTGCCGAGCCTAACATCGGTTCTGGATCAGAACGCGCAAATCGGGTTTGGCGCCTTGATGCTTGATATGGCTCCGAAAGACGCGTTGGGCGATGCGGTTTACGAAGCAGGGCAAGATCCCGTTGAAACATTGCCTTTTTTCGATCCCGGTCCGTATCGGCGTGAGCGCCAAGGCCCGTTGAATAACCTTTGGGTGCAGGGTGGGTTAAGGGAAAGAAAGTTTTTTGAAACCCGCCCGCGTCGGTCTCCGACCCTGAATAAACTGCCCTTGATGAAGTGGAATAGGCGCTGGGCCTATGTGATTTCTACTCATTCAATCCTGCCACCGCAGCTGAACATGATTTACGACGGTCCGGGCGGCGATACGCCTTCGGGGGCTCTGTTGCACACAAAATTCTTGCCAGAGATTGTTTCCAAATCGGAAATTGAAAAACAACGTGGAGAGCATTTTACGCGGCCAGAATTGTTTGACGGATATTACGATGATGTGGCCTCCAGCCCAGTCCTTTGGGACGAGACTTGCTTGCGGTACGAAGGCCCGGAGCAATTAGAGAGTTTGGACCTGATCGGCATTGGAAAAGGGTCCAAACAGCTCGACATCGCCTCGCGCAAAGATCGCCCCTAG